One Eubacterium sp. 1001713B170207_170306_E7 genomic region harbors:
- a CDS encoding class I SAM-dependent methyltransferase, whose amino-acid sequence MNIIKYTGTQFANPRGLGGQLSTFLMNRLNIPQYKSIESVLTQVNPERSLDIGFGNGQLLCQFARRFPGQFYGIETSADMLELAARRGEALIAQDRLALGPGNALQIPFPTAFFDFVYTVNTIYFWEDPLKGCLEIYRVLKPGAVFANAFYTKAWLDRLPVTRQGFMKYTAGDLARVAEIAGFENLQMVELLKNNIYCLVAARPAA is encoded by the coding sequence ATGAACATCATCAAATACACAGGCACACAGTTTGCCAACCCAAGGGGGCTCGGGGGCCAGTTATCCACCTTTCTGATGAACCGGCTCAACATACCCCAGTACAAAAGCATAGAATCTGTGCTCACACAGGTAAATCCAGAGCGGAGCCTGGATATCGGCTTTGGAAACGGGCAGCTCCTCTGCCAGTTCGCCCGGCGTTTTCCCGGCCAGTTCTACGGGATTGAAACCTCGGCCGATATGCTGGAGCTGGCCGCCCGCCGAGGCGAAGCGCTCATCGCGCAGGACCGGCTGGCCCTTGGGCCGGGAAACGCCCTCCAGATTCCTTTTCCAACGGCATTTTTCGACTTTGTCTACACGGTCAACACTATCTATTTCTGGGAGGACCCCTTAAAGGGCTGCCTGGAAATCTACCGGGTGCTGAAGCCCGGCGCTGTCTTTGCCAACGCTTTTTACACAAAGGCCTGGCTGGACCGTCTGCCCGTCACCCGCCAGGGCTTTATGAAATACACCGCCGGGGATCTGGCCCGCGTGGCCGAAATCGCCGGGTTTGAGAACCTCCAAATGGTGGAGCTTCTCAAAAACAATATCTACTGCCTTGTGGCTGCCAGGCCGGCGGCTTAA
- the gatA gene encoding Asp-tRNA(Asn)/Glu-tRNA(Gln) amidotransferase subunit GatA, producing MELSQLTVHEINGLIEKKEVSVKEVTQAAVDRIDVVEDKVDGYLCLTTETAMKEAGELDALIAKEGRKDVLEGIPYALKDNMCTDGIQTTCASKILADFVPPYNAEVYDRLLAQKGILLGKANMDEFAMGSSTENSAFKVTKNPWDLSCVPGGSSGGSAVVVASDMAYYSLGSDTGGSIRQPAAFCGVVGMKPTYGLVSRYGLVAFASSLDQIGPFTKDVEDCAIVLNAIAGHDPKDSTSLKVDKKDYTQNLKNGAKGMKIGVAQAFMGEGLQPEVRAAIDSAIDTYRAMGAEIVDVSFEYLDYALSAYYLISSAEASSNLARYDGIRYGVRAEEYADLVDMYRKTRTQGFGDEVKRRIMLGTYALSSGYYDAYYKKAMQVRTLIMEDFKSVFDSCDVLLTPTTAKTAFGIGEKTGNPLEMYLTDIYTVPVNIAGIPGISIPCGFDGDGMPIGMQLLGPVLSEEKILQAAYAFERETAFKDQKPKLV from the coding sequence TTGGAATTATCACAACTGACCGTCCATGAGATCAATGGGCTGATTGAAAAGAAAGAAGTGTCCGTCAAAGAGGTCACCCAGGCAGCGGTTGACCGTATCGATGTAGTCGAGGATAAGGTCGACGGCTATCTCTGCCTGACCACTGAGACCGCCATGAAAGAGGCCGGGGAGCTGGACGCGCTCATCGCGAAGGAAGGCAGGAAGGATGTGCTCGAGGGCATTCCCTACGCCTTAAAGGATAACATGTGTACCGACGGTATCCAGACCACCTGCGCGTCCAAAATTCTGGCCGATTTTGTGCCGCCCTACAACGCAGAGGTCTATGACCGCCTGCTGGCCCAGAAGGGCATCCTGCTCGGAAAGGCCAACATGGATGAGTTTGCCATGGGCTCCTCCACCGAAAACTCCGCCTTCAAGGTCACTAAAAACCCCTGGGATCTGTCTTGTGTGCCCGGCGGCTCCAGCGGCGGCTCCGCAGTGGTGGTGGCCTCCGATATGGCTTATTACTCACTGGGCTCCGACACTGGCGGGTCCATCCGCCAGCCCGCGGCCTTCTGCGGCGTGGTTGGTATGAAACCGACCTACGGCCTGGTTTCCCGCTACGGCCTGGTGGCTTTTGCGTCTTCCTTAGACCAGATCGGCCCCTTTACCAAGGACGTTGAGGACTGCGCCATCGTGTTAAACGCCATCGCAGGCCATGACCCTAAGGATTCAACCTCCCTCAAGGTTGATAAAAAGGACTATACACAAAACCTGAAGAACGGCGCCAAAGGCATGAAGATTGGCGTGGCTCAGGCATTTATGGGCGAAGGCCTTCAGCCAGAGGTGCGTGCGGCCATCGACAGCGCCATCGACACCTACCGCGCCATGGGCGCGGAAATCGTGGACGTCTCCTTTGAGTATCTGGATTACGCCCTTTCCGCCTATTACCTGATCTCCTCCGCAGAAGCCAGCTCGAACCTGGCCCGCTACGACGGTATCCGCTACGGCGTCCGCGCCGAGGAATACGCCGATCTGGTGGATATGTACCGCAAAACCAGAACCCAGGGCTTTGGCGATGAGGTCAAGCGCCGCATCATGCTGGGAACCTATGCTTTAAGCTCGGGCTATTACGACGCCTATTACAAAAAAGCCATGCAGGTTCGTACCCTGATCATGGAGGACTTCAAAAGTGTTTTTGATTCCTGTGACGTCCTGCTGACGCCAACCACGGCCAAGACCGCCTTTGGTATCGGCGAAAAGACCGGTAATCCGCTGGAAATGTACCTGACGGATATTTACACCGTTCCGGTGAACATCGCTGGTATTCCGGGGATTTCGATCCCATGCGGCTTTGATGGGGACGGCATGCCCATCGGCATGCAGCTGCTGGGACCAGTACTGAGCGAAGAAAAGATTCTGCAGGCAGCCTACGCCTTTGAACGTGAAACCGCGTTTAAAGACCAGAAGCCAAAGCTTGTATAG
- the ligA gene encoding NAD-dependent DNA ligase LigA — MNEELKQAEAKISQLKKQIEENNVRYYDKDAPVISDYEYDRMMQELIGLETAYPQLLTPDSPSQRVGGAPSEAFEKVNYTTPKLSLSNAFNAGDLREFDTRIRKACPDVEYCVEHKFDGLTVVLDYENGLLVRGSTRGDGVTGENVTRNLKTVKTIPLRLTEPVTLEVRGEVLIYKADFEKLNAAREEQGEPLFANPRNAAAGSIRQLDPRLAAGRPLDIFVFNLEYCEDRTFETHKESFDFLTHCGFKTSEVKLYRNMEDIIAYIEEMENGGREALPYEIDGMVIKVNSLAERERLGDTSKSPRWAIAYKFSPEQTVTTVKDITVQVGRTGALTPVAELEPVLLAGSVIARATLHNEDYILDKDIRIGDKVVIQKAGDVIPEVDHSIPEERTGAEVIFTMPTHCPVCGSKTYRVPGEAVTKCLNMDCPAQVFRKIVHFASRDAMNIDGMGPAVVRQLLDNKLIDTIVDIFHVSERREDLTGLEKMGEKSVDNLINAIEDSKSRPLSKVVFALGIPLVGANGAKILASHFGSMDALMEASEEELTEIYDIGGKMAVEIVDFFRTDANRRIVDGLRGAGVNMTENTATATAELAGKTFVLTGTLPTMGRREAKEILESHGAKVSGSVSKKTDYVLAGENPGSKAEKAQSLDVPVIDEEAFKKMVGLE, encoded by the coding sequence ATGAATGAAGAATTAAAACAGGCTGAAGCCAAAATCAGCCAGCTGAAAAAACAAATTGAAGAAAACAACGTCCGGTATTACGATAAAGACGCGCCCGTCATCTCAGACTACGAGTACGACCGCATGATGCAGGAGCTCATTGGTCTGGAGACCGCCTATCCGCAGCTTCTGACCCCTGACTCGCCCAGCCAGCGTGTGGGCGGCGCGCCGTCAGAGGCCTTTGAGAAGGTGAACTACACCACGCCCAAGCTCAGCCTCAGCAACGCCTTTAATGCCGGGGACCTAAGGGAGTTTGATACCCGTATCCGCAAGGCCTGTCCCGATGTGGAGTACTGCGTTGAGCATAAATTTGACGGCCTGACCGTGGTGCTGGACTACGAGAACGGCCTGTTAGTCCGCGGCTCGACCCGGGGCGACGGCGTGACCGGCGAAAATGTGACCCGGAACCTCAAAACCGTCAAGACCATTCCCCTGCGCCTCACAGAGCCGGTGACCCTGGAGGTCCGGGGGGAGGTGCTGATCTACAAGGCGGACTTTGAGAAACTGAACGCCGCGCGGGAGGAGCAGGGCGAGCCCCTGTTTGCCAATCCCAGAAACGCGGCCGCGGGCTCGATCCGCCAGCTTGACCCCAGGCTGGCGGCCGGGAGGCCCCTGGACATCTTTGTGTTTAACCTGGAATACTGTGAGGACCGGACCTTCGAGACCCACAAGGAAAGCTTTGATTTTCTCACACACTGCGGCTTTAAAACCAGCGAGGTGAAGCTCTACAGAAATATGGAGGACATCATCGCCTATATCGAAGAGATGGAGAACGGCGGCCGGGAGGCCCTGCCCTACGAGATCGACGGCATGGTTATCAAGGTCAATAGCCTGGCAGAGCGCGAGCGGCTGGGGGATACCTCCAAATCGCCAAGGTGGGCCATCGCCTACAAGTTCTCGCCGGAGCAGACCGTGACCACCGTGAAGGACATTACCGTGCAGGTGGGGCGCACCGGCGCGCTCACGCCAGTGGCGGAGCTTGAGCCCGTGCTGCTGGCCGGCTCGGTGATCGCCCGGGCGACCCTGCACAACGAGGACTATATCCTCGACAAGGATATCCGGATCGGCGACAAGGTCGTGATCCAGAAGGCCGGGGATGTTATCCCCGAGGTCGACCATTCCATTCCCGAGGAGCGCACTGGCGCGGAGGTCATTTTTACCATGCCCACCCACTGCCCGGTCTGCGGCTCCAAAACCTACCGGGTGCCCGGCGAGGCAGTGACCAAGTGCCTGAACATGGACTGTCCGGCCCAGGTGTTCCGCAAGATTGTTCATTTCGCCTCCAGAGACGCCATGAACATCGACGGCATGGGCCCTGCGGTGGTCAGACAGCTGCTGGATAACAAACTGATCGACACTATTGTGGATATCTTCCATGTTTCGGAGCGGCGTGAGGATCTGACCGGACTTGAAAAAATGGGTGAAAAATCTGTGGATAACCTCATAAACGCCATCGAGGATTCCAAAAGCAGACCCCTCTCCAAGGTGGTTTTTGCCCTGGGAATCCCGCTGGTGGGAGCCAACGGGGCTAAAATACTGGCCTCCCACTTCGGCAGCATGGACGCGCTCATGGAAGCCTCAGAGGAGGAGCTGACAGAAATATATGACATCGGCGGCAAAATGGCTGTGGAAATTGTGGATTTCTTCAGGACCGACGCCAACCGCCGCATTGTGGACGGCCTGCGCGGTGCTGGTGTCAATATGACGGAAAATACCGCCACCGCCACTGCGGAGCTGGCCGGGAAAACCTTTGTCCTGACTGGCACCCTGCCCACCATGGGCCGCCGCGAGGCCAAGGAGATTTTGGAAAGCCACGGCGCCAAGGTGTCCGGCTCGGTCAGCAAAAAAACCGACTATGTGCTGGCCGGAGAAAACCCGGGCTCCAAGGCCGAGAAAGCCCAAAGCCTGGACGTGCCCGTCATCGACGAGGAAGCCTTTAAAAAAATGGTCGGCCTGGAATAA
- the gatC gene encoding Asp-tRNA(Asn)/Glu-tRNA(Gln) amidotransferase subunit GatC → MSITREEVTYVADLARLEFTETETDRLADELGAVLDYAATLNKLDTSDVKPTEHILPVQNVFRKDEVKPSLPIEKVLANAPESEAGCFKVPRVLE, encoded by the coding sequence ATGAGTATTACCAGAGAAGAAGTTACCTATGTCGCGGATCTGGCCCGCCTTGAATTCACCGAAACGGAAACGGACCGTCTGGCGGATGAGCTGGGCGCAGTCCTTGATTATGCGGCGACTTTGAATAAATTAGATACATCAGACGTAAAACCCACAGAACATATTCTGCCGGTGCAGAACGTTTTTAGAAAAGATGAAGTGAAGCCTTCACTGCCAATTGAAAAAGTCCTGGCCAACGCGCCGGAATCAGAAGCCGGCTGCTTTAAAGTGCCGAGAGTGCTGGAATAG